One Streptomyces sp. B21-105 genomic region harbors:
- a CDS encoding SDR family NAD(P)-dependent oxidoreductase translates to MLDGKAAIVTGAGRGLGRAYARAMAAAGASVVVNDLDADVAEETVDLITDAGGAAVAHVGAVGGAEFADGLVRRAVDEFGRLDVMVANAGALRDRTLRNTTDDDFDLVVTSHLRGTFTCGRAAAAHFREQGEGGRLILVGSPAGQRASFGQTAYSASKGAIVAMTRTWALELAKIDVTVNAIVPTALTRMVAAMPRIGDLVATVDAGEPVPDAVRRQGLGSPDDVAPVIVYLASKESAHITGQAVAAGGDRIALWTHPGEIEERFRPGGWTAGSVAELFSGAYANQLQDFRPTPLDLAAFEES, encoded by the coding sequence ATGCTCGACGGCAAAGCCGCCATTGTCACAGGTGCGGGCCGAGGTCTGGGACGTGCCTACGCCCGTGCCATGGCGGCGGCGGGTGCCTCCGTCGTGGTGAACGACCTGGACGCCGACGTGGCCGAGGAGACCGTCGATCTGATCACGGACGCGGGCGGAGCAGCTGTCGCCCATGTCGGGGCGGTCGGCGGTGCCGAGTTCGCCGACGGGCTGGTGCGGCGCGCGGTCGACGAGTTCGGCCGGCTCGACGTGATGGTCGCCAACGCCGGTGCACTGCGTGACAGGACCCTGCGCAACACCACCGACGACGACTTCGACCTCGTCGTCACCAGCCATCTGCGCGGTACGTTCACCTGCGGCCGTGCGGCGGCGGCCCACTTCCGGGAACAGGGCGAGGGCGGTCGGCTCATCCTGGTGGGATCACCGGCGGGGCAGCGCGCCAGCTTCGGCCAGACCGCGTACTCCGCCTCCAAGGGCGCGATCGTCGCGATGACACGCACCTGGGCACTCGAACTCGCGAAAATCGATGTCACCGTCAACGCCATCGTGCCCACCGCGTTGACCCGCATGGTGGCTGCCATGCCCCGGATAGGTGACCTCGTGGCGACGGTCGACGCCGGGGAGCCCGTTCCCGACGCCGTCCGGCGGCAGGGGCTGGGATCGCCGGACGACGTGGCGCCGGTCATCGTGTATCTGGCGTCGAAGGAGTCGGCCCACATCACCGGACAGGCCGTCGCGGCGGGGGGCGACCGGATCGCACTGTGGACGCACCCCGGTGAGATCGAGGAGCGGTTCCGGCCCGGCGGCTGGACCGCCGGATCCGTCGCGGAACTCTTCTCCGGCGCCTACGCGAACCAGCTTCAGGACTTCAGGCCCACACCCCTCGATCTGGCAGCTTTCGAGGAGTCGTGA
- a CDS encoding 4-carboxy-4-hydroxy-2-oxoadipate aldolase/oxaloacetate decarboxylase, producing MRDRHVVVRNIARPAADVVARLAEAGVSTVHEAIGRRGFVGTGLLPNQRNVRVAGPAVTVSSHPGDNLMIHAAVEVCRPGDILVVTTTSPSTDGMFGELLATSLATRGVIGLVTGAGVRDTAELRDMGFHVWARSVSAQGTVKASPGSVNVPVTLGGVTVSPGDVVVADDDGVVVVPLAEAEEAAELAEKRVAREASTREVLRSGTLGVDHYRLRTKLADLGVVYQD from the coding sequence ATGCGCGACCGCCACGTTGTTGTGAGGAACATCGCCCGGCCCGCTGCCGACGTCGTCGCCCGGCTCGCGGAGGCGGGGGTGTCCACGGTCCACGAAGCCATCGGCCGCCGCGGCTTCGTGGGGACCGGCCTGCTGCCCAATCAGCGGAACGTGCGCGTGGCGGGTCCCGCGGTGACGGTCAGCTCGCACCCGGGGGACAACCTGATGATCCACGCCGCCGTGGAGGTCTGCCGGCCCGGGGACATTTTGGTGGTGACCACCACCTCGCCGTCCACGGACGGCATGTTCGGCGAACTGCTGGCGACCTCCCTGGCCACCCGGGGCGTCATCGGCCTTGTCACGGGAGCGGGTGTCCGCGACACCGCCGAGCTGCGGGACATGGGTTTCCACGTCTGGGCGCGGTCGGTGTCCGCGCAGGGCACGGTGAAGGCGTCCCCGGGATCGGTCAACGTGCCCGTGACACTCGGCGGGGTGACCGTTTCCCCTGGTGATGTCGTCGTCGCCGACGACGACGGTGTGGTCGTCGTGCCCCTCGCGGAGGCGGAGGAGGCGGCCGAGCTCGCGGAGAAGCGGGTCGCCAGGGAGGCGTCCACCCGAGAGGTCCTGCGCTCCGGGACTCTGGGTGTCGATCACTACAGACTGCGCACCAAGCTGGCCGACCTGGGTGTCGTCTACCAGGACTGA
- a CDS encoding PIG-L deacetylase family protein, with amino-acid sequence MSHDTSRTSDGSLLVISAHAGDFVWRAGGAIALAAERGQRAKVLCLSFGERGESARAWRDGLRLDEIKELRRTEATNAAAALGAEIEFLDAGDYPLLETQELVDRVVHVYRETDPAVVLTHTLTDPYNGDHPAAARMGLQARVLAQAVGYDAPGEPLGAPPVFFFEPHQPEQCDFKPNVLLDITPVFDKKRKAMECLAAQQHMWDYYTDLAKRRGVQLKRNAGPNLGLAHATMGEAYVRLYPQTTGVLG; translated from the coding sequence ATGAGCCACGACACCTCCCGTACGTCCGACGGCTCGCTGTTGGTGATCAGCGCGCACGCGGGCGACTTCGTCTGGCGGGCCGGCGGCGCCATCGCCTTGGCCGCCGAACGCGGTCAGCGCGCGAAGGTGCTGTGCCTGAGCTTCGGCGAGCGCGGCGAGTCCGCCCGTGCCTGGCGGGACGGTCTGCGCCTGGACGAGATCAAGGAACTCCGCCGCACCGAGGCCACGAACGCCGCGGCCGCGCTGGGTGCGGAGATCGAGTTCCTGGACGCCGGGGACTATCCGCTGCTGGAGACACAGGAGTTGGTGGACCGCGTCGTGCACGTGTACCGGGAGACGGATCCCGCGGTCGTCCTCACCCACACCCTCACGGACCCCTACAACGGCGACCATCCGGCCGCCGCCCGCATGGGGCTCCAGGCACGCGTGCTCGCCCAGGCGGTCGGTTACGACGCGCCCGGTGAACCGCTCGGCGCTCCCCCGGTGTTCTTCTTCGAGCCGCACCAGCCGGAGCAGTGCGACTTCAAGCCGAACGTCCTGCTGGACATCACCCCCGTCTTCGACAAGAAGCGCAAGGCCATGGAGTGCCTGGCCGCACAGCAGCACATGTGGGACTACTACACCGACCTCGCCAAGCGGCGCGGCGTCCAGCTGAAGCGCAACGCCGGACCCAACCTCGGGCTCGCGCACGCAACCATGGGAGAGGCGTACGTGCGGCTCTACCCGCAGACGACGGGTGTCCTGGGATGA
- a CDS encoding AMP-binding protein, whose protein sequence is MDVSIGTIWEAVCRSLPHAVAITEPGREITYREFDERASRLATAMEEAGVGEGDTVACYLYNGATYLETVFAAFKLGAVPVNANYRYTGEELSELLTDADAAVVVFSGALAARVTHAADHVSTLKLLVRDGAEPADGPVGPEVPELEELLAAHEPREPQPRPGSDRLFMYTGGTTGKPKAVVWRQSDLLHSLVVPIFHPLGVTELPATLDEAVAIAVRAHHEDSAPTTMPVVPLMHATGLFNTMGALMVGGRAVTARQGGLDPEHVWRTVAEQRVATVIVAGNAVCRPLADELVRAEQAGTPHALHSVRTVLSSGTALSDVLKRRLHERAEITVIDAIASSEGGPFAFAITSSLRDLPARFFPVPATRVIGYNDRFVEPGSDDVGKLAYCGPMPLGYYKDTEKSATTFRTIEGVRYAIPGDLARLEADGAIRFLGRGSGVINTGGEKVHPQEVENALLSHPGVTDCVVVGVPDETWGERVAAVVAVRADTTVTGEELRDWARQTLAGYKVPRSVVLTDVLPRTPTGKLEVAWAKKTVQESDAGDAV, encoded by the coding sequence GTGGACGTGTCCATCGGCACGATCTGGGAAGCGGTGTGCCGTTCGCTGCCCCATGCAGTCGCCATCACGGAGCCCGGGCGCGAGATCACTTACCGTGAGTTCGACGAGCGTGCGTCACGGCTGGCCACCGCTATGGAAGAGGCCGGGGTCGGCGAGGGCGACACCGTGGCCTGCTACCTGTACAACGGCGCCACCTACCTGGAGACGGTCTTCGCCGCCTTCAAGCTCGGCGCCGTACCGGTGAACGCCAACTACCGCTACACCGGCGAGGAGCTCTCCGAACTCCTGACCGACGCCGACGCGGCAGTGGTCGTCTTCAGCGGCGCCCTGGCCGCCCGGGTCACGCATGCCGCGGACCATGTGAGCACGCTGAAGCTGCTCGTGAGGGACGGCGCCGAACCTGCCGACGGCCCGGTCGGGCCCGAAGTACCCGAGCTGGAAGAACTGTTGGCGGCGCATGAACCGCGTGAGCCGCAGCCACGTCCCGGATCCGACCGGCTCTTCATGTACACCGGCGGGACCACCGGCAAGCCGAAGGCCGTGGTGTGGCGTCAGAGCGATCTGCTGCACTCCCTGGTGGTCCCGATCTTCCATCCGCTCGGTGTCACCGAGCTCCCGGCGACGCTCGACGAGGCCGTCGCCATCGCGGTCCGGGCGCACCACGAAGACAGCGCGCCGACCACGATGCCCGTCGTGCCGCTGATGCACGCCACCGGACTGTTCAACACGATGGGCGCTTTGATGGTGGGCGGCAGGGCGGTCACCGCGCGGCAGGGCGGGCTCGACCCGGAGCACGTATGGCGCACGGTCGCCGAGCAGCGGGTCGCCACGGTCATCGTCGCGGGCAACGCCGTGTGCCGGCCCCTCGCCGACGAGCTCGTGCGGGCGGAGCAGGCGGGGACGCCGCACGCTCTGCACTCTGTGCGCACGGTCCTCAGCTCCGGCACAGCCCTCAGCGACGTGCTCAAGCGGCGACTGCACGAGCGAGCCGAGATCACGGTCATCGATGCCATCGCCTCGAGCGAAGGGGGGCCTTTCGCCTTCGCGATCACTTCCTCCCTCCGAGACCTGCCCGCCCGGTTCTTCCCCGTGCCCGCGACGAGGGTGATCGGATACAACGACCGGTTCGTCGAACCCGGCAGTGACGACGTCGGGAAACTCGCCTACTGCGGGCCCATGCCGCTCGGTTACTACAAGGACACCGAGAAGAGCGCGACGACGTTCCGCACCATCGAAGGTGTCCGGTACGCCATCCCCGGTGACCTCGCCCGTCTTGAGGCCGACGGCGCGATCCGGTTCCTCGGACGCGGCTCGGGCGTGATCAACACCGGCGGCGAGAAGGTGCACCCGCAGGAAGTGGAGAATGCCCTGCTCTCCCATCCCGGTGTGACCGACTGTGTCGTCGTCGGCGTCCCCGACGAGACCTGGGGCGAGCGGGTCGCCGCCGTCGTGGCGGTCCGGGCGGACACGACCGTCACCGGGGAGGAGCTGCGCGACTGGGCTCGGCAGACCCTCGCCGGCTACAAGGTGCCGCGCTCCGTGGTCCTGACGGACGTCCTGCCTCGAACTCCCACCGGCAAGCTCGAAGTCGCCTGGGCCAAGAAGACCGTCCAGGAGTCCGACGCGGGCGACGCAGTGTGA
- a CDS encoding response regulator has translation MIVDDHAVVRRGIRAYLEVLDDMEVAAEAADGQEALTRLDAMAAHRELPDVVLIDLLMPRMDGATAIGAIKQRHPGVRVVVLTSFGEMERVHAALAQGAAGYLLKDAEAGEVVAAIRAAARGEVFLDPAVARGLTQEIVSPPTGLASLTGRERDVLVLVAEGRSNQQIADELVISERTARTHVSNVLRKLRLTSRTQAALLAVRQGLVPPKG, from the coding sequence CTGATCGTCGACGACCATGCCGTCGTACGCCGCGGGATCCGCGCCTATCTCGAGGTCCTGGACGACATGGAGGTGGCCGCGGAGGCCGCAGACGGTCAGGAGGCGCTCACCAGGCTGGACGCGATGGCCGCGCACCGGGAACTGCCGGACGTGGTGCTGATCGATCTGCTCATGCCCCGGATGGACGGGGCGACGGCGATCGGAGCGATCAAGCAGCGTCACCCCGGTGTCCGGGTCGTGGTGCTCACCAGCTTCGGCGAGATGGAACGCGTGCACGCGGCGCTCGCCCAGGGAGCCGCCGGCTACCTGCTCAAGGACGCCGAAGCGGGTGAGGTGGTAGCCGCGATCCGTGCGGCTGCCCGGGGCGAGGTCTTCCTCGACCCCGCGGTGGCCAGGGGACTCACCCAGGAGATCGTTTCGCCGCCGACCGGGCTGGCCTCGCTCACCGGCAGGGAACGCGACGTCCTCGTCCTGGTCGCCGAGGGGCGGTCGAACCAGCAGATCGCCGATGAGTTGGTGATCAGCGAGCGCACCGCACGCACCCACGTGAGCAACGTCCTGCGCAAGCTCCGGCTCACCTCCCGGACCCAGGCCGCGCTGCTCGCCGTACGGCAAGGGCTGGTGCCACCCAAGGGCTGA
- a CDS encoding sensor histidine kinase — MSASPLVGWDEVAAAAPDGLAVLDCVGRFVRLNPAAAVLLEADSEGELIGEPSPFTPTEGVGACRAGLLEARSDEQVAHWEPAFGPRREFAYRTRSLPSDPKFAVVSFRDVTDEWHRQRRIAAIAQTSIALASEGSLGSTLDAVARQIVQADGLAGVQILTLDSTGRELRLMGSAGLRHWDGFLDRLLECRDRGARLCMLDTLKERKPIVVPHRWAQILEDPAWEPLHAYLGELNWDSFVSVPLMARGRPEGVLNAYFAPGQEIGSRTLEFLAAMAEQAALAVDHAMLLQREREGARRNERQRLARDLHDSIVQQVFSIGMQANAVGVLGARDEAVPAEAVRNFADEVGALSRTVLADLRAMVHELRPSSSLRLGLEDAVTTLVKSTENRTGLDIRLLYGQEVDAVEPDLAEDMYRIVAEAIHNVVKHAEATTVTIRLGVRDHTLTAVIRDDGCGFADSGGRRDAPDGEGGRRTGSPRHHGYGLTTMRERAERWGGTMRIRSGARSGTTVRVVVPLPVRVPQVPPADSERGRNAPSAVPLTKAEHSARSGS, encoded by the coding sequence ATGTCCGCGTCGCCGCTCGTGGGGTGGGACGAGGTCGCCGCCGCCGCGCCGGACGGCCTCGCCGTTCTGGACTGCGTGGGCCGGTTCGTACGGCTGAACCCGGCGGCCGCCGTGCTGCTCGAAGCGGACTCGGAGGGCGAACTGATCGGTGAGCCGTCCCCGTTCACGCCGACGGAGGGGGTCGGCGCATGCCGGGCCGGGCTGCTGGAAGCCCGATCGGACGAACAGGTGGCCCACTGGGAGCCCGCCTTCGGACCCCGCCGCGAGTTCGCCTACCGGACTCGCAGCCTGCCGAGCGATCCGAAGTTCGCGGTGGTGTCGTTCCGGGACGTCACCGACGAATGGCATCGGCAGCGCAGGATCGCGGCGATCGCCCAGACGTCGATCGCACTGGCCTCGGAGGGCTCGCTCGGCTCGACACTGGACGCTGTGGCCCGGCAGATCGTCCAGGCGGACGGCCTGGCCGGCGTGCAGATCCTCACCCTCGACAGCACCGGCCGAGAACTGAGGCTGATGGGTTCTGCGGGGCTGCGGCACTGGGACGGGTTCCTCGACCGTCTCCTGGAGTGCCGTGACCGGGGCGCCCGGCTGTGCATGCTGGACACCCTGAAGGAGCGCAAGCCGATCGTCGTGCCGCACCGATGGGCCCAGATCCTCGAGGATCCTGCCTGGGAACCGCTGCACGCGTATCTCGGGGAGCTGAACTGGGATTCCTTCGTCAGTGTGCCGTTGATGGCGCGTGGACGTCCCGAAGGGGTGCTGAACGCCTACTTCGCCCCCGGCCAGGAGATCGGCAGTCGGACACTGGAGTTCCTCGCCGCCATGGCCGAACAGGCGGCCCTCGCCGTCGACCACGCCATGCTGCTTCAGAGGGAGCGCGAGGGAGCCCGCCGCAACGAGCGTCAGCGGCTCGCCCGCGACCTGCACGACTCGATCGTGCAGCAGGTGTTCTCCATCGGCATGCAGGCCAACGCCGTGGGAGTGCTGGGTGCGCGGGACGAAGCGGTTCCCGCCGAAGCGGTCCGGAACTTCGCGGACGAGGTCGGGGCCCTCTCGCGAACCGTCCTCGCCGATCTCCGGGCCATGGTGCACGAACTGCGTCCGTCCTCCTCCCTCCGGCTCGGGCTGGAGGACGCGGTGACCACGCTCGTCAAGAGCACCGAGAACCGGACGGGTCTCGACATCCGATTGCTGTACGGGCAGGAAGTGGACGCGGTCGAACCGGACCTGGCCGAGGACATGTACCGGATCGTCGCCGAGGCCATCCACAACGTGGTCAAGCATGCGGAGGCCACCACCGTCACCATCCGCCTCGGCGTACGCGACCACACACTGACCGCCGTGATCCGTGATGACGGTTGCGGATTCGCGGACTCCGGCGGACGACGGGACGCACCGGACGGCGAAGGGGGCCGGAGGACCGGTTCCCCCCGGCACCACGGCTATGGACTGACGACCATGCGCGAAAGGGCGGAGCGATGGGGCGGCACCATGAGGATCAGATCAGGCGCGAGGAGCGGCACGACCGTACGGGTCGTCGTACCCCTTCCGGTACGAGTGCCCCAGGTGCCGCCCGCGGACTCGGAGCGCGGCCGGAACGCCCCGTCGGCAGTCCCGCTCACGAAGGCGGAGCACTCCGCCCGGTCCGGGTCCTGA
- a CDS encoding IclR family transcriptional regulator domain-containing protein translates to MPRQGAGPDFIEALARGLEVIAAFPPGQPQMSLTQVAGATGLARPTARRILLTLEELGYVRSCEAGFALTPRVLELGVAYVRSMGLWDIARPHMEHLVERTGESCSVAQLDGSDIVYVARVAVPKLVTLSVQIGTRFPALQTSLGKVLLAALRADELKQVLAEPSRSGLTPCWQPDLGERDAVLREVRARGWALTDQQLAPGIRSVAAPLRDGSGQVIAALNVNCHAAETSVEQLVEKHLPPLLQTAGDISADFARVATVPQA, encoded by the coding sequence GTGCCACGCCAGGGAGCAGGACCGGATTTCATCGAGGCACTGGCCCGAGGGCTCGAGGTCATTGCCGCGTTCCCGCCCGGGCAGCCACAGATGTCGCTGACTCAGGTCGCCGGCGCCACCGGGCTCGCCAGGCCTACCGCCCGCAGGATTCTGCTGACCCTGGAGGAACTGGGCTATGTCCGCTCGTGCGAGGCGGGGTTCGCGCTGACCCCCAGGGTGCTCGAACTCGGGGTCGCCTACGTACGCTCCATGGGCCTGTGGGACATCGCGCGGCCCCATATGGAGCACCTTGTGGAGCGAACCGGCGAGTCGTGTTCCGTGGCTCAGCTGGACGGATCGGACATCGTCTATGTGGCCCGGGTGGCTGTCCCGAAGCTCGTGACCCTGTCGGTGCAGATCGGAACGCGGTTTCCGGCTCTGCAGACCTCCCTGGGAAAGGTACTGCTGGCAGCCTTGCGGGCCGATGAGCTGAAGCAGGTGCTCGCCGAGCCCTCGCGCTCGGGGCTGACGCCCTGCTGGCAGCCCGACCTCGGTGAACGAGACGCGGTCCTGCGCGAGGTGCGAGCACGCGGATGGGCGTTGACGGACCAGCAGTTGGCGCCCGGCATCCGGTCGGTCGCGGCCCCGCTGCGCGACGGCTCCGGCCAGGTCATCGCGGCGCTCAATGTCAACTGCCATGCGGCCGAGACATCGGTCGAGCAACTTGTCGAGAAGCATCTGCCACCGCTGTTGCAGACGGCGGGAGACATCAGCGCGGATTTCGCCCGCGTCGCCACGGTGCCGCAGGCCTGA